The following proteins come from a genomic window of Streptomyces sp. Sge12:
- a CDS encoding SIR2 family NAD-dependent protein deacylase produces the protein MGKPLVALFSGAGMSTDSGIPDYRGPQGLWRRDPDAEKLVTYSYYMADPEIRRRSWQMRAEIGALGARPNAAHLAVAELERSGIPVRVITQNVDGLHQLAGMPDRKVFELHGSARSVVCTACGARSGMDEALARVAAGEPDPACPACGGILKSATVMFGQRLDPEVLAQAVAVAKGCQVFIAVGSTLQVQPAASLAGMAAEAGARLIIVNAEETPYDPLADEIVREPIGTALPALLARIAAP, from the coding sequence ATGGGGAAGCCACTTGTCGCACTGTTCAGCGGGGCCGGGATGTCCACCGACTCCGGGATTCCGGACTACCGGGGGCCCCAGGGCCTGTGGCGGCGGGACCCCGACGCCGAGAAGCTCGTGACGTACTCGTACTACATGGCCGATCCGGAGATCCGGCGCCGCTCCTGGCAGATGCGCGCCGAGATCGGCGCGCTCGGAGCACGGCCGAACGCCGCGCACCTGGCCGTGGCGGAGCTGGAGCGGAGCGGCATCCCGGTGCGGGTGATCACCCAGAACGTGGACGGCCTCCACCAGCTCGCCGGGATGCCCGACCGCAAGGTGTTCGAGCTGCACGGCAGTGCCCGCTCGGTGGTGTGCACGGCCTGCGGTGCCCGGTCGGGCATGGACGAGGCGCTGGCCCGGGTGGCCGCCGGGGAGCCGGATCCCGCCTGCCCGGCGTGCGGCGGGATCCTCAAGTCGGCGACGGTGATGTTCGGCCAGCGGCTCGACCCCGAGGTGCTGGCGCAGGCCGTCGCCGTGGCCAAGGGGTGTCAGGTCTTCATCGCCGTCGGGTCGACCCTCCAGGTGCAGCCCGCCGCGTCGCTCGCCGGGATGGCCGCGGAGGCCGGGGCCCGGCTGATCATCGTGAACGCGGAGGAGACCCCCTACGACCCCCTGGCCGACGAGATCGTCCGCGAGCCGATCGGTACCGCCCTGCCGGCCCTGCTGGCCCGGATCGCCGCACCCTGA